Genomic DNA from Vespula vulgaris chromosome 5, iyVesVulg1.1, whole genome shotgun sequence:
aataaataactttgatattaataaatgaaaacgatTGTATCTTGTTGTTGCTCTTTGATGAGTCAATCGTCAATAGTATTCATAGTCGTTCAAGATAATATTAAGTAAGTTTACTTACGACGATCCGTCGAATTGCGATGATcgtattctttgaaaaaaatgttatatgatGATTTCGGTGGAATCAAAAATTACGATCgatatcaataacaatatatcGTTAAATTGATGATATATTGTTAAACATAATTCATTCTGACAcgtaaaaaatttacttataaCGTACAACAAGTTTATTTATAACGACGTCTTTTATAACGTAAATGATATTTCTGTTTGTAGTCTAAATAAGTTTACGCATATCCGAGACAAATCGAGTCatgaattgttaaataaagaaGACTTTTGTCACGGTTTATACGAGACagtgagaaaaagatgaaacgagagaggaagacagagatatgtatgtatatttgtaccTTGTACTTCGATAAACGTACTCGTTTGCAAAACTTCTTCGTATGCAATGCTTAACCATTCAAACAAAAAGTAAACTGAGTGACGTTAAACGTAGCATACACGGATGCCAGTCAAACTTATTGGAAAGCCAATGTATTAAAATGCGACACCGAACATTAATCGGAAATGGAAGATGATAACACCAAGTCGTAAATACTCGTTATCGCCAAAATGCATTTTGTATTGCATTCCAACGTATTCGATGACATTTATCAAGGCATATACCGTTCGATAAAATCTATTCAATTAGATAATCCGTTTtctaagatatatattaatagcattttaacatatttttctttaaacataaattgttttaatcgtattaaaaCGTAACtgtgaaatatatttgaagtaactgtatattaaattcatagagctttttttattcataatatttcatatgatTCGTAAACGATTATTCACGTACGGTTCTTTctcatagaaaaatttaacgaatctaggtattataaaatagtatGATAGATCTGAACAAAATCGATTGAGAATGTATAAAGTTTAATCAATTCAATGATTTCATAATTCGATTTATATCTTAATAGCAAAGTTCCGTATAAATTTCTCGATTATCTACGTGTACATCTGTGATTCCCACttgtattatcattataattacgtATTCTATGcatgaaaacaaaataaaggaaagaaaagcaatGAAACcgaaaggcaaaaaaaaaaaagaattgataagAAATGAGGAATGAGATGAGGCTCATTGCTATAacttatttattgtttaaatttacATCTCAAATGGATCAGACAAATAATTGgttttattgaataatattatgaaaagaaagagaagtagaaaaaaagaagtaaaaaggagGAAACCAGCCGGAAAAATGTTCTTAACAAGCCAGGCGATAACTACAccacgtacatacacgtatatgcaCACGTATAGAGACAAATAGAATAATACATTGAATAGAATAAAGATGTGAGGATGTCGAATGATTCACGAAGACatatactttaattattatcgtcagtGCCGGACGATATATCGAAGAAGATGCACGTACGTTGTACGGTAAGGCTTTTGTTCACgagtttcctctttttcgttgAAAACATAGCAGCACCGATAAGACCATCAACGAAATGGAACGGTTATCATCGGATAGATCTGCCAAAGAAGTGTTGTATCGAGGGTTATCTCTTCAACGACGAGCTGACGTGCGTGAAGGTCATCgaggataataatttttcgaaggAAATGGAGACGGAAGTACGTGCTTATGGGGTCTCGTGCGAGAAGGACGTTGCAATGTGGATGGAAGAACGTGGACCGAACGATTCGTGGACTTACGCGACGGTCGACGTCCCAAACGACTACTGTCTGGAAATGATGACGAATGGGACGCAAGTGTTGGCCAGGTGTCCGGATTTATTAAAGATGAACGACAATTCGTCAACGGCcaattcgatcgtttcaacgacaacgacaacgacaaggACAGTTTACAACGAGAGGAAGACGATatgcgataataaaaatcgtacgAAAAAATTAGAGGCTATATTTTGGGGTGCGAAAACGTACATGTTGACTAACATAGCTCACATGATACTCtgcatcgtcgtcgtagtaaCATATTTGTCGGTACCTGAACTTCGGAAAGGTGTCTACAATCATGCAGTTCTTCGACACAACATATCCTTGTTGGGATTGGGTTCTATACTAACGTTCTTGAGTTACTGTCAGTACCCCTTGGACGATAACCTGACCATCTTGCTCTGGCTTCTTCTACAATATTTCACCCTGGCGACGGTATTCTGGTTGAACGTGATCTGTTTCGACATGACCCTCTGTATCACAAGATTCCGTTGGACGGTCGGACTCGGTGCTAACaacgagagagacaaataCAGAAGATTGCTTCTATACGGTGTTTTCGCTTGGGGTGGTGCGCTTCTACCCACGGTCGTTGCCGGCATCTTCGAATACACACCAGGAATACCAAAGAACTTCCCGTTGAAGCCCAATTACGTTCGGTATTGCTTGGGCCCAAACCCAACGGTGAATTTCTACTTCTTCGTTATACCTCTCATCACTCTACTCTGTAACAAcgtactctttcttttcacgaCCTATAAGATCATACGGATACAAAGTAGCACCAAGATAGCGACGAAAAATCAAAGCAGCGTACTCACCAAGAAATATTTCCTATTTCTAAGGCTCTATCTCTTGATGGGTGCACCTTGGTTCTTCGGTACTCTCTTAGCTTGTCTCAACAAACTCGTCATATTAAAGATCTGTCGTCTCATCCAGCCCATACTATGGCTCTTCATGTTGTTAGCACGGAAGAATATCCGACAAAAGATCGCCGACAGATTCTATTGCTTCGTCTGATCCGAGGATCATAAAGGAACTATTACTTTGGCTGATATGGATTAGTTCGTTTCGACGATCTCGCAGATAATATTCCGGTTGGGCTTCTTCCAAATTCTCGAGGTTACAAGGTTCGTCTGGTCACGTGTATGGCTTCACATTTATGATGTACTTGGACCGtatataacacatacatatatatatgtatatatatataactatatatatatctcttacacccgtatgtatatatttatttctgtatCTCTCACTCTCGTCTTCATCTCGCGTCTATTCTTGCAAAATTCATTTACATTTTCGTTGTGTAATGTGTCTTGTGAAATCCCACAGTAGCATTCGAGGAAAAACTCGACGCTcgatcatctttctctctcctttttcttcttcttctccctccctctctctctttctctctttctctttctagcttTTATGTTCTTTAACAATAAGAGtgagtacgagagagagagacagaattcAACTACGAATCGAGAAAACTTACACGATGTTCTGTCAGCTTGGACAAAGAGGGGAAATTCTCTTGTTCAAGGTAGGATTAGTGACTAGAGAAGAAGTGGaagggaaataaaagataaaaaatataaaaaaaaagaaaaaaaaggaaaaagaaaaagaaaaagaaaatgaagatgaacGACGAACAAGGGAACggagaaaatcaattttatcgtCGCACTTTCACCGCGATTCTTACAGAAAAACATtgggaaaattattttccgaaGTATTTGAATtcgatttcgttttcttcattttatccTACGTCTCATgagaaaatcgttcgatctcGCTTCCCCCATagttttctgtatttttcttgCTTGTTCGTTCGAACGAGGATTACGGTATCGAGCGAGAGACCAGAATTGCCGTGGAAAATGCGATGAAAGGATGAAATGtatggaaaagaaattcacGAACAGCATTGACCATTGGTCCATACGACGACATCGACTTCGTCGATCGAAATTGGAGGAAGCGAGGGATTCgccgttttctttcttagtttttataatatttcttcgttttgaaggaagaaagaaaacgctACTTGATTTGatctcaattatttatttatttatttatttcttctttctgtcctctttttacatttcgagaaaatattttaattcgttattgtgtaaaaattattcgtatcaGAAAGATAATcattcataaaagaaaaagaaattgtatctTTACATATTgtaagaatatttaatttatagttttagatagaaataatattaattaacgcgTTCTTATCGAGGATATCGATAACTCGtttatgtattaattaatcttttatagaaacaatatttatatatattaataattgtaatagatgagtattaattagatataattatcgTATAAAGGTATTAATTAgaacaaaagaagagaaaggagagagaaaaaatggaacaaaatagttttaataataataaaagaaaaaaaaaaaaacagaaattcgatttaattgaaatatgtgAAATGCTTGAATGATTATTAATGGGAAATAATAAAgacatttataaaaagtttacaagatttctaaaatattagaTAGTTACATAGGTATAAACATTTCTAGAAATTACTTGGAGATAATGATGAatttaacgaacgaaaatagCGTTTTGTTAGAATGTAGAGGATGCTCGTATACGGTTGCGTGCACGTTCGATCCCTTTTGTGTGAATTCTCCCAGTTGGTTTAACGATGGCCGCAAAATCCTGTATTCTCGTGTATCAGCCTTAACGAGACGacgaatgtattatttaatgatGACGGTTGATCAATTGACCGATATATCGACATTTAATTTACCAAAAATGTTCGACCGTTAAGCTTATGATTTTCGCTTAATTTTGCACAACTATCGAATTTAAACAGAACGTTCGAAAGATATGTCCTTGTGTTAACGATTTAAATGCAAAACAATCTAATTGTCcaccattatttttataagatatttaaacaatttttcgtacaaatattaataactttttctatgagaaatatattcgatatacaaTATAGAAAGATTCCTTGATCAAAATTACAAATACGTTTATTCTCtaacattgaaattaaatgatgtataaaaaatacaaagcaAATATCGAAGTATTGAATATTGAAAgagattttacatttaaacTGTTCTTGAATTCTTTGAAGATTATTGCAGTAAGAAGATCTTCGACATATTATGTTCGTCTTGACAATATGGATGTATTTCATTGAATGAACGTCCCAATCGAAAGGAATAACAAATCTTGCAGAAAACTATAGAAAACTAAAATCGATCTCATCCCGATATACGAGCTTCCGCGTGTGTTACGTTCTATTTATCAAAAGAAGATCTTCGTTCGAGAAAATGGATTGGATCGTATGTagaggaataaagagaaataaaaagaaagagagagagagagaaagagagagagagagataaagaaagagaaagagagaaaaatagaccTTTTTGGGGGCGTATCTGTTCTTAGAAAATATGTTCGAAGTGgcggtaataaaaatatatagagttTGTTGAaacgatttcatttaaaaatacaatattttgatTGCGGCTCTTTTATGTAAGATACGTACAATAGAAATGTTATATCATATGTATCTATTGATTATACAAAGTGATTCGATAGACTATTTTCAGATAAGATGATTCTTTATTTcagcaattttttaattgcaacgatataatatgtacgatataacatattaatttacgataaaaaacatttaataaaaaattgcgaaataaaacattttataacaaatttagtGACTTTCttctctacatacatacatacatacatacatacatatgtaggtacgtacatatatatatatatattatttcataagatAGGTAAATAAAGAGTTTTTGTACATAGCAATAGTTACCTAGACattttgtatgtatttgtatatgtatatattatatactctaATAGTTCCTTCTTGAATAATGCATCGGTCGGTATATTTGCATCGAACTTGAGGCGGTCGCCAGTCtgccttttcctctcttccttcttctcttcctctcgtcttcctctcctctttcttcttctcaaaCAGCTTCCCACGGCATCGTCGCCTtggtctcttctttttccaactTCGAAACCCCCACGCTCGAACCCTTGtgccctttcttccttccttccttccttccttccttccttccttccatccttccttccttccttccttctttgcttacttgcttgcttagTCTGTTACAGCTTTCAGCTTCGCCACGCACAAATAAACGATATCCACGTAATTACGTTAACGACTCTATTTTCAAGACAAGACGGGATAAGTATCATAATCGCTTGGTTATGTGATTcgtaaattattgttataatttaacataatatatatgtaggtatatatacgtatatatgtatatatatatatgtttatgttaaatatattatgtgtatgttgcatatattatgttaaattattaatatatgtatatgtatcgtaaattattattgtaatttaatataatatatatttatgtataagtacatacatacatacatacatacatatatacatacatacataaatatatatatatatatatatatatattatatatatatatatataatatatgaatttatatggatgattgtacaaaaatatttaaataaaaattgatatttttttgttaaaaagaaaaaaaaaataagagagagaatttattataatttcaatcacAAGAATGTCGCTTTCATAGaagaacaattaaaaaatctaagcaatcaatatgaaaataatttttaattttattattttaaaagtaaattaacTGTCATCCttgatattgaaaataacTTAGAAATTGGGTATTATACGGAATTAAGTACTTTGTAAAACTTAAATACTTACAATTAAACggataaattcaatattactAAGGATGTCGAATATCAGATCGAATCGGCacacaatttttaatattcgattaGATTTTGTATTCTGTTGATAACTTAATCGGAGATCGGATCATTTTGCAAattcttagaaaataaaaaaatgttacatacatacgacaAAAGTAACATTGGAATGTCAAATtcatcgtaaaagaaaaaatatacgtgTCGATCcaatatcaattttcttcaACAGAGTATGAATACAATCTTATTCGCTAAAATATTTGGAGGATTATTACGACCAAACTTTAAATCTCTCAAATTATTCTACCTAAATATAAACTGCAATAAACCTTTGTTAAAGAGAGCTGACAATTCATTAGTTTGGTGGAAAGAGTCGAAACGTTGTTTGTTTTATGTGAAATTGCAAGAAAATTACTTTCAGAACTAGGTACAAGCAACAGAAAAGTTGCTTCTGAAACTGGTAATATATATGAAGTTAAAAGAAACAGATTGCGTATAATAAattgcgaaaaaaaaacaaattttattaaaatacaattttgttaaaaattgattttgcatatttatatttcataaattttgatataagaatgaaaaaaaaatattaaataaatattaagtttttaaatatatatttcttctttctttttttatcaagtaTATTTACAACATAAACTCttctaatatatgtattatccaataatatcaaattaatataaatgaataattcgGTGGTATTTAAAATAGAGATTGGATATTTCGccgaattgaaaaatattatattccatAAATCTAATATCAATgattaaacattaatattagtcttaacaaaataatattccatttaatatttaaaaataaaaaactgatTGAAATCTTtgaaacatataataattaatatttattctctaCTTAATCCTTTTTTAGCGtcatttttaatagttttgattaaaaaaaaaaaaaaactaattacACAGTTAATTATATAAGTAGTAAGATAGAATAATACATATCAAGAACTAATACGAAATgtcatttaaataaagaaaatacattcgttttaatatatatttatcaatcgGTTGGTTAGTGCTCAGTTCTCTATCACATTCTTTTCCTAGAGTTTGAGAATTTTACAGTCATATGTGATAAAAATCATGTTTGTATTACATAGaggtttaaataattgaaaaaaactTGAAAGTCGAgcttattataatttacattaaataaaatgaacattAAAAGTGATGAATTTTGTAAGATAACACCTAGCATGATACTGAAAAATTATGGCATTGCAttgcaaataatattaacgtgAAAAAACTCAACGTTAAAACTTAGGACAAAATTTAATGAcgttatttatcaataaaatagaatttaataaaataaataaaattgttattgaTATCAGTGATTGatattagtaattaattataatacacaattatatatatatatatattatttcacaaCCGTGTATTGTAATTTAAATTCTGGATTTGAGGGAATTaagaatttcttatttatttagataattttaattaattttgataaatacatTCTTCTTTACCtgtttttcattatttgtCTATGCACTCACagttattgttgttttttttttcgtattaaaaatataattcaatttaatattaattaaaacataaaaagtAAGAGCCAAGaaaacatttctatttttatgcaatcatccacacacacacacacacacacacacatatatatattttttttgccaTCGAACGAAGGATTTACATTCACAAATATGTTCAAATATCAGTAAATTCTTTCGATCACGGCGAATAGTGCGGTTTAGTTTACTTCTCTTGCACGTCATGAAAAGTGGCCAAACTTTTCACGCTTGGTGCTCGCGTCGTTTACAAACAAAGTCACGTAAATTTGTCCAAAACACAGACGAGCCACAACTATTTGTTCAGGAATTTTTGTGAGGGCATCTCGTCCGCCAACTTTGGCGTTTGTCCCAAATAAAAGAAGAGCCCGAAAAAACAGATTACCTTGTTATATACATGTTCATGTATataacaaacacacacacacacatatatgtgaatatatatgagCGTGTGTGGCGTTCATGGGACGGATTTCTGAAACATCTCAagctttgaatttcgaaaatttggATTAACCTTTCACGGTTGTACTCTTGAAACGACAATACGTACGGCTATTACCAACGGCTTCCCACGCATTTTGCCATTCTCTGCATCATCGTAAGAAGATTACGTCGTCGACGAacaagagtaagagagaaagagaatggaacATTAACCCTCGCACCCTCGGGAATACATTTTCCAGAAAAGCTTCGCcatcgaacgaacggacgttttatttatagtctttaatgtataatataatttcttttttttcttcttgtttttttctttttttttaaccattaCATTAAACTATCATCTTCGTAGATTCTCAAGGAGATCagcgataaaatttatttcgaaattttgaCATTGTAACCTTCGGAAAATGTCTATTCTTAGATACTATATCAAAATCGGATAGAGTAGGATATTGTAACGTCTTTTCGAGGTTAAGAacgtagatataatatttcgacATGATACGGCTAGAAGTATTTCAAATCCTTTAGAAATATGATACGAATTTTGGAAAAGTTCCAAGTTTGCTTTGGGGGTTCCGAATCCTTcgaagtattttattatatatttttatatttattttctctgatATCCTTTATtgacatttataatattctatttaagATATCGTCTGTCTGTTAAGACTATCTAGTAtgcattatataattatgatttttaattacacgTATCCGacatttaaaattacaaagtTCCGCGGCTACGGTCTTCGAAAATTCTATTAAGAAGTTTATAAGCTTCAAAATTTCAAAGCTTTGTAAGTTCGACCTTCGGAAATATCATTTTGAAGTTCCCAGTCTTTAAAgcttcgaattttttaatcttcgaCTTAAAGTAATAGCCTTGTTACCACGGTATAGTCAAGTTCATTATACACTCAAGTATCTGAACGaatttcaaacaaattattttaatttcgaatattGATACGTTATGCGAGTCGTTATTTCTGGAAAGTGACGCctctattcattttttctatataaataacaaaaaaaaagaaagaaataaaaaaaagaaaaaaagaaagaaatgaagtgATAGAGATGTAACCTctgataaatatatcaatgtaattttatacaaaatcgAACGTACgcgattttcaaaaaaaaaagaaaaaaaaaggataatgaaatttttgctttttaaataaaaaaaacgttaGAATCGAAATCAATCATCGCACGTGAAAACGTATCAATGAGCATTTGACtcgattttgtaatataacCGATAACAGAAACAAAAACCTTCAACGATCGATAACATTTCACTCGTGTGCAATTTCATGTCCATCGAGTCAATTCGtaaaaacgaagaggaaaagataaatttgGATGTCGAGAAAGAGTCATTGTGAAATTCATCGACAGCTATTATCCAGGGGACAATCAAGCAGCTAGGCAGTccgtcagtcagtcagtcagtcagtcagtcagtcagtcagtcagcgaaagaaagagatagataaatagatagataaatggagATAGAGACTATAAATCGATTCGTGAAAGTTCAAGGTCGACATCcctttcattcgatcgatccgCCGTACCATGATAGAAGTTACGATATCGGTTCGCTATCGAGAAAGCAGTGTGAGTGCTTGATTAGTCGGAAATTATCAcgacaaagagagaacgagatttATTTGAAGAATCATCCTGAAGTAAAAGCTTTCATAAGTATCTTGCTCAGGTAAGCCTGACTAAccaattaaatttctttttcattatttattatttctatcgtttctttctaagaattattatcatcgtcgtcattattattattatcattattattattattattattattattattattattattattttcttttcttttcattctcttttattatcctCCTTACTCTCTTCTGCTTGTCCATATTTCtccatttcttatttttcatcagATATCTATTGAGAAGCTTACCGGAGGAAAACGTTCAGCAGGCTGTCGGTGCGTTTTTTAATCGACCTCGTTACGAAATAGTGATGGATCTCAAGAAATATCTGCGAGAGACGGGTCAGCCTATACCCTCGACGGAAACTTTTCAAGGGAAATATTTCAAGgaagagacgacgacgacaacgacgacgactactcCGAGGACGACGACTACTACTACCAATGATAGTAGTATATTCTCGAACTTTGAGGAGGAATCCATTCAACAAGACTACATGCCACATTTCTAAAGCAACGTACGTCTTTTATAATGCTTCCTCATCTCtctcactgtctctctctctctctctttctctttctctttctctctctctctctcgtattcgCGTTCGTTACAAAAAAACTCACTTATGTCACAAAGTATCTCTGAGAGTGTAGGTAATTTATCTATTCGTGATGTCATCgagatatatcttttataataagataGTTAAGggaatatttattcaaaatggaagaaagaaacgtaacGTCGCTTTGTGATACcttcgttttataaaaaatatatctacctCTTGTATATACTCTTGTAATATTctcgaagaaataagaaaaagacacATTGTCGTATATCGTCGTATTTTCGAGTCGTTTCATCGTTGGATAGGATTACAAAACAACGCGGGCGACCGTATTAAATGTAAACGAGAAGTTTGATCAGCAGCCTCAGAAGGATAATGGCCTGATCCAAGTGGTCCGTAAAGCTTATACATGTACGGTAAGTACATACATTCACGCGTCCCCATAACTATGCATTCAAAGGGAATATTATAGTCCGTAGAATCTATGAGTGTCTTTCAGAAATTTGTCGATACGTATTATGTGATTATATCGTGTATTCTATCGTACGATATacaaatatgaatatttttattaacgaggaaaaaaaaagaggaaatatatctcgctttattatcaataacaaatttaatattacatttttcataaaaataaattcaatagtacatagtaaataaattttatttcctctttgcttttttttttgttttcttttttgtcgttatcaatattattaagatatccggtaacgtttttttttccaaaagaaatgtttcgaaGGATTTTAAGTTCGAATAATATGTAAACGAAAATTAAGTTTCGTAAgggaaaaaatgtagaaattttGTTCTTAAAGCACGCTTGATTTCACTGTGCATCGTTGAAGGTTTTACACCAGCCCTTTACGAAATGGTCGACTCGATAGGGAACTTTTTCGAGCTAATCGTGGACGACGTACCGATTTTTGTATTAACGCGAACGATGAACGAGCCGGATAAGCGGCTGTGTGTACGGAAGGAGGGGATCGATCGTATGCGGGGTGCAACAACCCTCCGCTCACGCCTCAACCCCCCTACGATTAACAACTTCGACGAGCAAAGAGCTAAGTTTACACGGTCGCAAGCTTTTTCG
This window encodes:
- the LOC127064000 gene encoding uncharacterized protein LOC127064000, with protein sequence MEIETINRFVKVQGRHPFHSIDPPYHDRSYDIGSLSRKQCECLISRKLSRQRENEIYLKNHPEVKAFISILLRYLLRSLPEENVQQAVGAFFNRPRYEIVMDLKKYLRETGQPIPSTETFQGKYFKEETTTTTTTTTPRTTTTTTNDSSIFSNFEEESIQQDYMPHF
- the LOC127063987 gene encoding G-protein coupled receptor Mth2-like; this translates as MHVRCTVRLLFTSFLFFVENIAAPIRPSTKWNGYHRIDLPKKCCIEGYLFNDELTCVKVIEDNNFSKEMETEVRAYGVSCEKDVAMWMEERGPNDSWTYATVDVPNDYCLEMMTNGTQVLARCPDLLKMNDNSSTANSIVSTTTTTTRTVYNERKTICDNKNRTKKLEAIFWGAKTYMLTNIAHMILCIVVVVTYLSVPELRKGVYNHAVLRHNISLLGLGSILTFLSYCQYPLDDNLTILLWLLLQYFTLATVFWLNVICFDMTLCITRFRWTVGLGANNERDKYRRLLLYGVFAWGGALLPTVVAGIFEYTPGIPKNFPLKPNYVRYCLGPNPTVNFYFFVIPLITLLCNNVLFLFTTYKIIRIQSSTKIATKNQSSVLTKKYFLFLRLYLLMGAPWFFGTLLACLNKLVILKICRLIQPILWLFMLLARKNIRQKIADRFYCFV